CTTGAAGAAAAAATTGATACTTTTGACAAAAGGAAAAAATGATAAAAGAGTTTAAGCATCAGGCGGAGTCAAAGCTTCATCTGATGCTTAGAACTCTGCTTATATTTTTAATTAGGCTATGTTAAAGAATAGTGTTGATAATGTACTATAAACGAACTCCTAAAAAAGTTTCTTTAATAATACTATGAATTTATTGCATTATAGTATTTAATTGCATTTTCTAAATGTTCATATTTAAAATCTGGCCAAGAGTCATTCGTAAACCACAACTTCGCTTTCGCAGACTCCCATAACAAAAAATTACTTATCCTCATTTAATTTTATAAGCATTAAGGTTTCCTCCATCTATAGCATACATCATGTTTTTTTGCAGCATTTACTATTTCCGAACGTCCTCCATAATTTAACGCAATATTTAATATCATGTCTAAATTATTTTCTGTCTTTCTAATTTCATTTATTAATTCAGAAGAAAGCATATTTGTAGTACCAATATGCTTTGCCATAATATTTTCTCTAGCTTTACTACTGAATTTTATAACTATAATTAATTTACTAGTTTACAAATTTAGCATGGTAAACTATAATATTTATTATAATTAATTTAATATAAATTGGGAGGTCTGTGAAATGAAAAAGAAATTAGGAATTTTAACTTTAGTAATATTTTTGCTTGGAATAATACTTACAGGATGTGGACAAAGCCAGAAATCAAGCGATAAATCCTGGGATGATATAAAATCAAAGGGTCAGTTTGTAGTGGGCCTAGATGATAGTTTTCCTCCAATGGGTTTTAGAGATGAAAAAGGTAAAATCGTAGGATTTGATATAGATATGGCCAAAGCAGCTGCACAAAAAATGGGAGTAAAGGTAGTTTTTAAACCAGTAGAATGGGATGGTATTATACTTAGCTTAAATAATAAAGACATAGATGTTATATGGAATGGTTTGACTATAACTGATAAGAGAAAAAAACAAATAGCATTTTCAAAAGTATATCTTCAAAATAAACAAATAATTGTAGTAAGAAATGATTCTAACATAAAGAATAAAAAAGACTTGTCGGGTAAAACAGTAGGTCTTCAAATGGGAAGCAGCAGTGAAACTGCATTGAATTCAGACGCTACTACAGCAAAATCTCTAAAGAATATTAGAAAATATTCTAATAATACAGAAGCATTACTTGATTTAAACCAGGGCCGTATAGATGCAGTTGTTGTAGATGAAGTAGTTGGAAGATACTATTTGCAAAAGAAACCTGGTTTATACAAAATACTTGAAGATAACTTCGGCAAAGAAGACTATGGTGTTGGTATAAGAAAAACAGATGAAAGTTTTAAAAATAAACTTGACGAAGCACTGGATTCAATGAAAAAAGATGGAACAGCAAATAAAATATCTCAAAAATGGTTTGGCAAAGATATAATTGCAAAATAATTGGTTAGGATGTGATTTATATGTCTGATATCATGGACATTACAGGATTTATACTAAGTGGAAGCTTAATAACTATACAACTATTTTTTATAACAGCTATTTTTTCTATACCTTTAGGATGCCTAGTAGCCCTAGGTAAAATATCTAAAATCAAGCCCATAAAGGCTATACTTAGCTTATATACCTGGGCTTTTAGGGGAACACCTTTACTTTTACAGTTGTTTTTCACCTATTTTGGTCTTCCTGTAATTGGCATAAGGTTATCTCCCTTAGCAGCTGCAAGCATTGCTTTTACTATAAATTATGCCGCATACCTGGCAGAAATTTTTAGATCAGGCATTGAATCAATAGACAAAGGACAATTTGAAGCTTCTAAAGTTTTAGGTATGAATTACTGTCAAACTATGATAAAGATAATAATTCCCCAAGCCATTAGAAATGTAATTCCTCCTGTTTGTAACGAAAGTATCAATTTAATAAAAGATTCTGCTTTAGTTGCAACTATAGGTGTGGGAGATCTTCTAAGGGCAGCAAAAGAAGTAGTTACTCGTGATTTTACAATTACTCCTTTTATTATAGCTGCTATACTATATCTTATTTTAACCTCAGTTTTAGTTATGGCCTTTAGAAAATTAGAAAAAAAATATTCTATTAATTAATATTTAAATCAAGTCCTGCTATTTGGTACTAACAGGGCTTGATTTTTCATTTTCTTTGTTTTCTTTACTATTTTCTAAACATTCCTGTAAACATTCTTCTATTACTTCCATAGTAATCTCAAACTTATTATTATCATCCAAATTTGACCCTCCACATCAATTTAATATCATATTACTATAGTATTAACAATATCAAAAAGTGTTAATACTTATATTTAGATTATAATTATGCTCATAAAATTTATCTTTATTTTAAGGTTTATGTTAGAAAATATACTTAAGCGAAGCAACCTTTTCAGAGGACAATTGCCAGATAACAAAGGACAATGAAGGTGAGTTTTCCTCCTTCACTGTCCTATGTCCTCTTAAAAATATTGTTTTCCAATATTTTTAAAATGCAAAAGTTGAGTATATAATACATAAAGCTAAAACTTTAATTACATTTCAACTAAGCTGTTGTTAAAAAATAAGTAGAGATATTTATTTTTTACTTGCTTACCAGTTAACTTTTCAAGTGCCCTTGCGTAATAATAAACTTGGATTTTGTATTTATCTTTTATGTTATCTATATCGTCTACATAATCTGTCTTATAGTCTATAAGCACTAATTCTCCATTTTCCTCAAAATAGCAATCTATTATTCCTTGAATAATTATTTTTTCATCCTTATATATTTTATCTGGAAGCTCTTTATATAATTTATTACTTTCTATCTCCATATAAAATGGAGTTTCCCTATATATATTCTCCGCCTCTTTCATTCTGTTTCCAATTTCAGAATTAAAGAACTTCAATATTTTGCCTAATGGTATTGACTTAACTTCATCTTCTCTTATAAATTCTCTCTGAACCAATCTATCTACCTGTTCCTTTATTTCATCGTAAGAATTAACTTTTTTTATGTCTATATGCTGCAAGATTAAATGCAAAAGAGTTCCCCTCTCAGCAGCTGTCATACCTTTTTTCTCTCTTAAAAAAAGTGGTTTTTTTAATTGTACCGATTCCATCAAATTTACGCCATCTTCCATATCAGTCAAATCAAATCTTCTCTTTAATTCTGATACAGAAAATTTAGCAGGTATCTTACAAGCTTCCTCATATTTATATTTCCAGTTAAGCCTTCTATCCACTTTATCCATATATTGTCCATCATATTCGGTTAAGTTAAGTTCTTCAATTTTACCCAGTATATCTACATCTTCCTTTTCTTGAGATACACTTCTAAAATCATCCTTTTTGTAAATATTTACCTTCCATGTAGAACTGTCCCCTATAACTAGATTTAAATTATCTTCACCTTTAGAAATTTCTCTTATAGGCTTTCCACATGGGTGTTTAGCCAGTGCAGCCCCTATCCAATCCAAAAAGTTTCTAGCACTTATAAGTGAGTATTCAGGAAGCTTATTTCCTTTATAAGAAGCACATTCACACCATTTTTGAGTTGTTTTTTCAATATTATTTACCATTCCAGTTATTATAAGTTTTTCTTTTGCTCTGGTAAAAGCAACATATAATATTCTCATTTCCTCTGAAAGAGTTTCTACTTTTAGCTTTTTTCTAAACACCTGTTTCATAACAGTAGGATAGCATATATGCCTTTTTATATTCACATAATCCGGTCCAAGACCTAACTTTTCATGAAAAAGCACCCCTTTATTCATATCCATCAAATTAAACTTTTTTCCTGTACCTGAAAGTATTACTACAGGGAATTCAAGTCCTTTGCTTTTGTGAACACTCATTATCCTGACTACATTTTCATTTTCTCCTAGTATTTTTGCACTTCCTAAATCCCCACTACTATTTTTAAGTTTGTTCATAAAATTTATAAAATTAAAAAGTCCTTTATAACTGCTCTTTTCATACTGTTTTGCTCTTTCAAATAACATCCTTAGGTTTGCCTGCCTCTGAATTCCCCCAGGCATAGCCCCTATAAAACCGTAATAACCCGTTTCAGTATAAAGATGCCATATAAATTCATCTATTGGCATATACTTTACTTTTTTTCTCCAGTTGCTAAGCCTTTTCAAAAATTCACTTACTTTATATTTCAAGCTATTTTCCACATGCTTTAATGATATATCTGATTCAGAGTCATTTTCCGAAATTATCTTTAATATGTCATAAAAATGAATTTTTCTATCTACCATTCTCAAATCTATAAGTTCCTCTGGAGAGAAAGATTCTATAGGAGACCTAAGCACAGCTACAAGTGGAATATCCTGAAGTGGATTATCTATTATTTCAAGTACTGATATTATTGTCTTTACTTCTATATTCTCAAAATATCCGGCAGATATATCTGCAAATACAGGTATTTCTAAACTATTAAGTTCTTCTACAAAAGTAGGCGCCCAATTTTGTGTGGCACGCATTAATATTACTATGTCTTTATACATTACATTCCTATAGGATTTCGTATTTTTGTCATATACTTTTAGTGGCTCTACTTCCTCTTTACCATTTATGAACTCACTTATTTTTTCTGCTACAAGCCGTGCTTCTACCTGAACATTATCTAAAACTTCTTCACTTTCTTCTTTTTTATCTATTATATTAAGCTCTATATCTCCACAACAGTTTCCAGATAAGTTTTCATAATCTGCTGAACTTTTTAAGCAT
The genomic region above belongs to Clostridium sp. AWRP and contains:
- a CDS encoding amino acid ABC transporter substrate-binding protein, coding for MKKKLGILTLVIFLLGIILTGCGQSQKSSDKSWDDIKSKGQFVVGLDDSFPPMGFRDEKGKIVGFDIDMAKAAAQKMGVKVVFKPVEWDGIILSLNNKDIDVIWNGLTITDKRKKQIAFSKVYLQNKQIIVVRNDSNIKNKKDLSGKTVGLQMGSSSETALNSDATTAKSLKNIRKYSNNTEALLDLNQGRIDAVVVDEVVGRYYLQKKPGLYKILEDNFGKEDYGVGIRKTDESFKNKLDEALDSMKKDGTANKISQKWFGKDIIAK
- the addA gene encoding helicase-exonuclease AddAB subunit AddA, coding for MNFSKVVDMDTNWTESQREAIFTPKCNLLVSAGAGTGKTAVLVERIIQEITSIDEDVDIDKLLVVTFTNAAASEMKERIAEAISKLLESNYGSKNLQKQLTLLNQANIITIHAFCLKVIKSNFHLIDLDPNFRICDSTEAVLLKQDVLEKLFDEKYDTESTEFLKLVDGFKSKNDIKLKDMVLSLYEFSKSNPWPEKWLREAVENFNVKEDFDFGHTFWAKMIMHSIEVEVKGCKDRIERELTIIQSVEGLEHYADTFKKDYENIKELSLLNSWEELKEKFLQLSFNKLSTKRVKDEVKEVKERAKNVRDEVKKKLNSIKEDIFSGSDNIYKDMQEVYPMMKCLASLVIEFDKNYSLKKRERGILDFSDIEHFCLEILTDRDEEGNIVPSEAALEYRRYFEEIFIDEYQDSNEVQEVIMNMISRKSKDSNLFMVGDVKQSIYRFRQSKPELFLQKYNSYSEKKTAENRKIKLSENFRSRKEIIEGTNYLFKQIMCREVGELDYTDEECLKSSADYENLSGNCCGDIELNIIDKKEESEEVLDNVQVEARLVAEKISEFINGKEEVEPLKVYDKNTKSYRNVMYKDIVILMRATQNWAPTFVEELNSLEIPVFADISAGYFENIEVKTIISVLEIIDNPLQDIPLVAVLRSPIESFSPEELIDLRMVDRKIHFYDILKIISENDSESDISLKHVENSLKYKVSEFLKRLSNWRKKVKYMPIDEFIWHLYTETGYYGFIGAMPGGIQRQANLRMLFERAKQYEKSSYKGLFNFINFMNKLKNSSGDLGSAKILGENENVVRIMSVHKSKGLEFPVVILSGTGKKFNLMDMNKGVLFHEKLGLGPDYVNIKRHICYPTVMKQVFRKKLKVETLSEEMRILYVAFTRAKEKLIITGMVNNIEKTTQKWCECASYKGNKLPEYSLISARNFLDWIGAALAKHPCGKPIREISKGEDNLNLVIGDSSTWKVNIYKKDDFRSVSQEKEDVDILGKIEELNLTEYDGQYMDKVDRRLNWKYKYEEACKIPAKFSVSELKRRFDLTDMEDGVNLMESVQLKKPLFLREKKGMTAAERGTLLHLILQHIDIKKVNSYDEIKEQVDRLVQREFIREDEVKSIPLGKILKFFNSEIGNRMKEAENIYRETPFYMEIESNKLYKELPDKIYKDEKIIIQGIIDCYFEENGELVLIDYKTDYVDDIDNIKDKYKIQVYYYARALEKLTGKQVKNKYLYLFFNNSLVEM
- a CDS encoding amino acid ABC transporter permease — protein: MSDIMDITGFILSGSLITIQLFFITAIFSIPLGCLVALGKISKIKPIKAILSLYTWAFRGTPLLLQLFFTYFGLPVIGIRLSPLAAASIAFTINYAAYLAEIFRSGIESIDKGQFEASKVLGMNYCQTMIKIIIPQAIRNVIPPVCNESINLIKDSALVATIGVGDLLRAAKEVVTRDFTITPFIIAAILYLILTSVLVMAFRKLEKKYSIN